A window from Culex pipiens pallens isolate TS chromosome 3, TS_CPP_V2, whole genome shotgun sequence encodes these proteins:
- the LOC120425612 gene encoding uncharacterized protein LOC120425612: MAPMAWHVTAVVTMAMVAAATVTKASPQFHTPLSVNTRQIINSLVRDLRETEKSLTPLKTSKTSLERNFTQYRTKKDQHHGRQAVFNLHRNGQNLLQKALQLQTNASQLENRIERQFEPRLRQLQALPRNSQDSTVDNQIAQSVNIYRRICELLLNLIEVPAYIIAQLSGADSDEFGDSEQDEGLGVGGDVAGDYGDVGVNGTE; this comes from the coding sequence TGACCAAAGCTTCTCCACAATTTCACACACCTTTGTCAGTCAACACGCGTCAAATCATCAACTCGCTAGTCCGTGATCTGCGTGAAACGGAAAAATCCTTAACCCCACTGAAAACCAGCAAAACTTCCCTAGAACGCAACTTTACCCAATATCGCACCAAAAAAGACCAACATCACGGACGCCAAGCTGTTTTCAACCTACACCGAAACGGCCAAAACCTCCTCCAAAAAGCACTCCAACTCCAAACCAACGCATCCCAGCTAGAGAATCGCATCGAGCGCCAGTTTGAACCCCGTCTAAGGCAACTTCAGGCTCTGCCCCGTAACTCCCAGGACTCGACCGTGGACAATCAGATTGCGCAAAGTGTCAACATCTACCGGCGTATCTGTGAACTGCTGCTGAACCTGATCGAAGTGCCGGCCTACATCATTGCGCAGTTGAGTGGAGCGGACAGTGATGAGTTTGGCGATTCGGAGCAGGATGAAGGTTTAGGAGTTGGTGGAGATGTTGCAGGGGATTACGGTGACGTTGGCGTCAATGGAacagaataa